In a genomic window of [Empedobacter] haloabium:
- the epsG gene encoding chain length determinant protein tyrosine kinase EpsG, with the protein MNQATIPLAAANSPRNAGSSIGGLLLESGKITPEGAERVLRMQKELGIRFGEAAQRLGLITEADIQQVLARQFDYPYLQPGEGKYSPQLVAAYQPFSPQVETLRAVRSQLMLRWFTRGHKSLVVMSARPGDGASLFAANLAVVFSQLGEQTLLVDANLRQPRQHDIFNLPQRQGLSDMLAGRADQGAITRIESFVDLSVLGAGTLPPNPQELLSREGFGQMNTQLESRYDVVLYDVPAGGTGSDALAVAARAGGVLVVARKDHTPVSAISALSDQLAQNGVKIVGSVLVSF; encoded by the coding sequence ATGAACCAAGCAACCATTCCCCTGGCCGCCGCGAATTCTCCGCGCAACGCCGGCTCCAGCATTGGCGGCCTGCTGCTGGAATCGGGCAAGATCACGCCGGAAGGTGCGGAGCGCGTGCTGCGCATGCAGAAGGAACTGGGGATCCGCTTCGGCGAGGCGGCCCAGCGCCTGGGACTGATCACGGAGGCGGACATCCAGCAGGTGCTGGCGCGTCAGTTCGACTATCCCTACCTGCAGCCGGGCGAAGGCAAGTACTCGCCGCAGCTGGTGGCGGCCTACCAGCCGTTCAGCCCGCAGGTGGAGACGCTGCGCGCGGTGCGCAGCCAGCTGATGCTGCGCTGGTTCACCCGCGGCCATAAATCGCTGGTCGTGATGAGCGCGCGCCCGGGCGATGGCGCCAGCCTGTTCGCGGCCAACCTGGCCGTCGTGTTCTCCCAGCTGGGCGAACAGACGCTGCTGGTCGATGCCAACCTGCGCCAGCCGCGCCAGCACGATATCTTCAACCTGCCCCAGCGGCAGGGCCTGTCGGACATGCTGGCCGGTCGCGCCGACCAGGGCGCCATCACGCGCATCGAGTCGTTCGTCGACCTGTCCGTGCTGGGCGCCGGCACGCTGCCGCCGAATCCGCAGGAACTGCTGAGCCGTGAAGGGTTCGGGCAGATGAATACGCAACTGGAAAGCCGCTACGACGTCGTGCTGTATGACGTGCCGGCCGGCGGTACCGGTTCGGACGCGCTGGCCGTGGCCGCGCGCGCCGGCGGCGTGCTGGTGGTGGCCCGCAAGGACCACACCCCGGTGAGCGCCATCAGCGCGCTGAGCGACCAGCTGGCGCAGAACGGCGTCAAGATCGTCGGTTCGGTCCTGGTGAGCTTCTGA
- a CDS encoding undecaprenyl-phosphate glucose phosphotransferase, protein MTINDIPLISFFQRVLDPLIIMGTLYATSMLYGEPFTGYSLVLMILAFFISSAVYQHIDPYRTWRSGRMLAYSRDIFGGWLVTALILVFLGSVSGLAYHYEESVVLSWFVATPFVLLASHLAARKVGSDPSKASEVRSVLIVGANDVGIKFARTIERYPNLFMSVRGFFDDRTEDRRPADLQHPILGKMCDVAAFVRENNIKMIFISQPISAQPRIRKLLDDLQDTTASVYFLPDIYVFDLMQARFDNVGGMPVIAICETPFTGFNSLVKRASDIVLALIIQLLLLPIMLAIAIAVKLSSPGPIIFRQRRYGLYGEQIFVYKFRSMTVTEDGSNVVQAKKNDQRITRVGGFLRKTSLDELPQFINVLQGRMSIVGPRPHAVAHNEQYRKLIKGYMLRHKAKPGITGWAQVNGFRGETETLDKMEARIRYDLDYLRNWSLWLDLWIILKTVKVVLARENAH, encoded by the coding sequence ATGACCATCAATGATATTCCCCTGATATCGTTCTTCCAGCGCGTCCTCGATCCACTGATCATCATGGGCACGCTGTACGCGACGTCGATGTTGTACGGCGAGCCGTTTACCGGCTATTCGCTGGTGCTGATGATCCTGGCGTTCTTCATTTCGTCGGCCGTGTACCAGCACATCGATCCGTATCGCACGTGGCGCAGCGGCCGCATGCTGGCCTACTCGCGCGACATCTTCGGCGGCTGGCTGGTGACGGCCCTGATCCTGGTGTTCCTCGGTTCCGTCAGCGGCCTGGCCTACCACTACGAGGAAAGCGTCGTGCTGAGCTGGTTCGTCGCCACGCCGTTCGTGCTGCTGGCCAGCCACCTGGCCGCGCGCAAGGTCGGCTCGGACCCCTCCAAGGCCAGCGAAGTGCGTTCGGTGCTGATCGTCGGCGCCAACGACGTGGGCATCAAGTTCGCCCGCACCATCGAGCGCTATCCGAACCTGTTCATGAGCGTGCGCGGCTTCTTCGACGACCGCACGGAAGACCGCCGCCCGGCCGACCTGCAGCACCCGATCCTGGGCAAGATGTGCGACGTCGCCGCGTTCGTGCGCGAGAACAACATCAAGATGATCTTCATCAGCCAGCCGATCTCGGCCCAGCCGCGTATCCGCAAGCTGCTGGACGACCTGCAGGACACGACGGCTTCGGTCTACTTCCTGCCCGATATCTATGTGTTCGACCTGATGCAGGCCCGTTTCGACAACGTGGGCGGCATGCCGGTGATCGCCATCTGCGAGACGCCGTTCACGGGCTTCAACAGCCTCGTCAAGCGCGCCAGCGACATCGTGCTGGCCCTGATCATCCAGTTGCTGCTGCTGCCGATCATGCTGGCGATCGCCATCGCGGTGAAGCTCAGTTCGCCGGGTCCGATCATCTTCCGCCAGCGCCGCTATGGCCTGTACGGCGAGCAGATCTTCGTCTACAAGTTCCGCTCGATGACGGTGACGGAAGACGGCAGCAACGTCGTCCAGGCCAAGAAGAACGACCAGCGCATCACGCGCGTCGGCGGCTTCCTGCGCAAGACGTCGCTGGACGAATTGCCACAGTTCATCAACGTGCTGCAAGGGCGCATGAGCATTGTCGGCCCGCGTCCCCACGCGGTGGCGCACAATGAGCAGTACCGCAAGCTGATCAAGGGTTACATGTTGCGTCACAAGGCCAAGCCGGGCATTACCGGCTGGGCCCAGGTCAACGGCTTCCGCGGCGAGACGGAAACGCTGGACAAGATGGAAGCACGTATCCGTTACGACCTGGACTATCTGCGCAACTGGTCGCTGTGGCTCGACCTGTGGATTATCCTGAAGACGGTCAAGGTCGTTCTGGCCCGCGAGAACGCACACTGA
- a CDS encoding CAAX prenyl protease-related protein — protein sequence MTAQQQKPPTPRRAGPATPATATGFFGRESSARILPFATYMAFIAIADLCERLGMTADQLRWLYPVKALAVVAVLLAYRRHYTELAWRTMRLPHVVQAVAVGIVVLVLWVNLDAAWMQVGVSAGFNPTDASGRVDWLLVACRIAGAALVVPLMEELFWRSFLMRWLERHDFLDVYPARVGLQAIAVTVVLFGVEHNLWLAGIVAGIAYSLIYMRSGNLWSAILAHATTNGLLGVWVVVTGSWTYW from the coding sequence ATGACAGCCCAGCAGCAAAAACCTCCCACGCCACGTCGCGCGGGCCCGGCGACGCCAGCCACGGCGACAGGCTTCTTCGGACGCGAATCGAGCGCGCGGATACTGCCGTTCGCTACCTACATGGCCTTCATCGCCATTGCCGACCTGTGCGAGCGGTTGGGCATGACGGCCGACCAGCTGCGCTGGTTGTATCCCGTCAAGGCCCTGGCCGTGGTGGCGGTGCTGCTGGCGTACCGCCGTCACTATACGGAACTGGCCTGGCGCACGATGCGCCTGCCGCACGTCGTCCAGGCGGTCGCGGTCGGCATCGTCGTGCTCGTGTTGTGGGTCAATCTGGACGCGGCATGGATGCAGGTCGGTGTCTCGGCCGGGTTCAATCCGACCGATGCGAGCGGCCGGGTGGATTGGCTGCTGGTGGCGTGCCGCATCGCCGGTGCCGCCCTGGTGGTGCCGCTGATGGAGGAGTTGTTCTGGCGTTCGTTCCTGATGCGCTGGCTGGAACGCCACGATTTCCTCGACGTCTATCCGGCCAGGGTAGGGCTGCAGGCGATCGCCGTGACGGTGGTGCTGTTCGGCGTCGAGCACAACCTGTGGCTGGCCGGCATCGTGGCCGGCATCGCCTACAGCCTGATCTACATGCGCAGCGGGAATTTATGGTCGGCGATCCTTGCCCACGCCACGACCAACGGCCTGCTGGGTGTCTGGGTCGTGGTCACTGGCAGCTGGACTTACTGGTAA
- a CDS encoding EpsI family protein translates to MNKAITKSIVLALLMASTAAVTQAVAPTKKMADQRAKFDLQTQVPSSFGEWRVDPNVVPLQVDPSTQARLDKIYNQTLSRTYINKDGERIMLSIAYGGDQGDNMGVHKPEVCYVAQGFNVRDAHMNDLPTPFGTLPVKQLLATAGARSEPITYWINVGDAVRRPGFDQRMEELKIGLTGMVADGMLVRVSSIDTDTDKAYKLHAAFVRELVAAMPPQDRARLIGVFPG, encoded by the coding sequence ATGAACAAGGCCATTACCAAGAGCATCGTACTGGCGCTGCTGATGGCGTCCACGGCGGCGGTCACCCAGGCGGTGGCGCCGACCAAAAAGATGGCGGACCAGCGCGCCAAGTTCGACCTGCAGACGCAGGTGCCGTCGTCCTTCGGCGAATGGCGCGTGGACCCCAACGTGGTGCCGCTGCAGGTCGATCCGAGCACGCAGGCGCGCCTGGACAAGATCTACAACCAGACCCTGTCGCGCACGTACATCAACAAGGACGGCGAGCGCATCATGCTGTCGATCGCCTACGGCGGCGACCAGGGCGACAATATGGGCGTGCACAAGCCGGAAGTGTGCTACGTGGCGCAAGGCTTCAACGTGCGCGACGCCCACATGAACGACTTGCCGACGCCGTTCGGCACGCTGCCGGTGAAGCAGCTGTTGGCAACGGCCGGCGCGCGCAGCGAACCGATCACGTACTGGATCAACGTTGGCGACGCGGTGCGCCGCCCCGGCTTCGACCAGCGCATGGAAGAACTGAAGATCGGCCTGACGGGCATGGTTGCCGACGGCATGCTGGTGCGCGTGTCCAGCATCGACACGGATACGGACAAGGCCTACAAGCTGCACGCGGCCTTCGTGCGCGAACTGGTGGCCGCCATGCCACCGCAGGATCGCGCGCGCCTGATCGGCGTCTTCCCGGGCTGA
- a CDS encoding outer membrane beta-barrel protein, with protein sequence MLSFHPSVRMVPLALAAALVCGAASAEISDTIHPFVALGYTYDDNLLRLPDNAGDGVQRSDRARQAQAGVIVERPIGRQRLSATAKVSRVNFDHYSQLDYNGKDLKADLYWQLGNRLSGLLGGSYVETLTPFSDYNSSERNLRTTRREYVNAAWRFHPSWQVRGGVTRNRNEYELLAQRVNNRQEDLAEVGADYLASSGSKVGLVVRHWKGHYMNPRRINGVALDDDYTQDELKASVNWRFSGVTYIEMLAGYAKRKHAFFTGRDSSGVNGRAAVTWAPLGKVRFNADVWREFAAVESFVVSNSLNKGASVAATWTVTSKMQATASVRRENREFEQLPSVNFRGEASDRSTSAQLGLTYAPTIGTQLGLTAFREKRNGSPLAGTNDYKANGLSINASVQF encoded by the coding sequence ATGTTGAGTTTCCATCCATCTGTCCGCATGGTGCCGCTGGCACTGGCTGCCGCGCTGGTCTGCGGCGCGGCCTCGGCAGAAATCAGCGATACCATCCATCCGTTCGTGGCCCTCGGGTACACGTACGACGACAACCTGCTGCGCCTGCCCGACAACGCCGGCGATGGCGTGCAGCGTTCCGACCGTGCCAGGCAGGCACAGGCCGGCGTCATCGTCGAGCGCCCGATCGGCCGCCAACGGCTGAGCGCCACGGCCAAGGTGTCGCGCGTCAATTTCGACCACTACAGCCAGCTCGACTACAACGGCAAGGACCTGAAGGCCGACCTGTACTGGCAGCTGGGCAACCGCCTGTCGGGCCTGCTGGGCGGCAGCTATGTCGAGACGCTGACGCCGTTTTCGGACTACAACTCGAGCGAGCGCAACCTGCGTACCACGCGGCGCGAGTACGTCAACGCCGCCTGGCGCTTCCATCCGAGCTGGCAGGTGCGCGGTGGCGTCACCCGCAACCGCAACGAATACGAACTGCTGGCGCAGCGCGTCAACAACCGCCAGGAAGACCTGGCCGAGGTGGGCGCGGACTACCTGGCGTCCAGCGGCAGCAAGGTCGGTCTGGTGGTGCGCCACTGGAAGGGACACTACATGAATCCGCGCCGCATCAACGGCGTGGCGCTGGACGACGACTACACCCAGGACGAGCTGAAGGCGAGCGTCAACTGGCGCTTCTCCGGCGTGACGTACATCGAGATGCTGGCCGGCTATGCCAAGCGCAAGCACGCCTTTTTCACGGGGCGTGATTCCAGCGGCGTGAACGGCCGTGCCGCCGTGACCTGGGCGCCACTGGGCAAGGTGCGCTTCAACGCGGACGTGTGGCGTGAATTCGCCGCCGTCGAGAGCTTCGTCGTCAGCAACAGCCTGAACAAGGGCGCCAGCGTGGCGGCCACGTGGACCGTGACGTCGAAGATGCAGGCCACGGCCAGCGTGCGGCGCGAGAACCGCGAGTTCGAGCAGCTGCCGTCGGTCAACTTCCGCGGCGAGGCCAGCGACCGCTCCACCAGCGCGCAGCTGGGCCTGACCTATGCGCCGACCATCGGCACCCAACTTGGCCTGACGGCCTTCCGTGAAAAACGTAACGGCAGCCCCCTCGCGGGCACCAACGACTACAAGGCCAACGGCCTGTCGATCAACGCCAGCGTGCAGTTCTGA
- the xrtB gene encoding exosortase B, producing the protein MDMAEKLGAPGAVDWRREAPEWLPIAAGFLLLLVPTLYRLFTGAWATEEQAHGPIILALSAWLMWRNWPQVRQVPAKPTNAGWPLLALSLLMYILGRSQQILSFEILSLQGVAVAVLLLKRGWPALRVQWFPFFFMLFLVPLPGPIISALTMPMKMAVSFVTEHILYAAGLPIARSGVILQIGQYQLLVADACAGLQTLLTLEALGLFYLNVVRHTSPFRNLALALLIIPISFTANVIRVIVLTLITFYMGDAAGQGFLHGFAGMVLFVTALILILTVDSMLQWVVRRRERRTLEGAKA; encoded by the coding sequence ATGGACATGGCCGAGAAACTGGGCGCGCCTGGCGCGGTCGACTGGCGCCGCGAGGCGCCGGAATGGCTGCCGATCGCGGCGGGTTTCCTGCTGTTGCTGGTGCCTACGCTGTACCGCCTGTTCACAGGCGCCTGGGCGACCGAGGAGCAGGCGCACGGACCGATCATCCTGGCGCTGTCGGCCTGGCTGATGTGGCGCAACTGGCCGCAGGTGCGGCAGGTGCCCGCCAAGCCCACGAACGCGGGCTGGCCGCTGCTGGCGTTGTCGCTGCTGATGTACATTCTCGGCCGTTCCCAACAGATCCTGTCGTTCGAGATCCTGTCGCTGCAGGGCGTGGCCGTGGCGGTCCTGCTGCTCAAGCGCGGCTGGCCCGCGCTGCGCGTGCAGTGGTTCCCGTTCTTCTTCATGCTGTTCCTGGTGCCGCTGCCCGGCCCCATCATCAGCGCGCTGACGATGCCGATGAAGATGGCGGTCTCGTTCGTCACGGAACACATCCTGTACGCGGCCGGCCTGCCGATCGCGCGCAGCGGCGTGATCCTGCAGATCGGCCAGTACCAGCTGCTTGTGGCCGACGCGTGCGCGGGCCTGCAGACCCTGCTGACCCTGGAAGCGCTGGGCCTGTTCTACCTGAACGTGGTACGCCATACGTCGCCGTTCCGCAACCTGGCGCTGGCCCTGCTGATCATTCCGATCTCGTTCACCGCGAACGTGATCCGCGTGATCGTGCTGACCCTGATCACGTTCTACATGGGCGACGCGGCGGGGCAGGGCTTCCTGCACGGTTTTGCGGGCATGGTGCTGTTCGTGACGGCACTGATATTGATTCTGACTGTAGACAGCATGTTGCAGTGGGTGGTGCGCCGGCGTGAGCGGCGCACGCTGGAAGGGGCAAAAGCATGA
- the epsE gene encoding polysaccharide export protein EpsE — protein MGWANAADATLGPGDVVKIAVYGSPDLGTETRISQSGNITFPLIGQVKIGGLEIPAAERKIAGMLDSGGYIKKPQVTILVTAISSQQVSVLGQVNRPGRFPIEGKRTVLDMLALAGGMNVDGADTITLIRKRNGTVTKESLDIVDMMRSGELQRDVELAADDIIYVERAPRFYIYGEVQRPGAFKLERSMTVLQALAVGGGLTPRGTERGMRIKRRDAQGKIQVFDAKHDDLLQTDDIVYVKESLF, from the coding sequence ATGGGATGGGCCAACGCGGCCGACGCGACGCTGGGTCCCGGCGACGTGGTGAAGATCGCCGTCTACGGCAGCCCCGACCTGGGCACGGAAACCCGTATCAGCCAGAGCGGCAACATCACGTTTCCGCTGATCGGCCAGGTCAAGATCGGTGGCCTGGAAATTCCCGCGGCCGAACGCAAGATCGCCGGCATGCTCGACAGCGGTGGCTACATCAAGAAACCGCAGGTGACGATCCTCGTCACGGCGATTTCCAGCCAGCAGGTTTCGGTGCTGGGCCAGGTTAACCGTCCGGGCCGCTTCCCGATCGAGGGCAAGCGTACCGTGCTGGACATGCTGGCGCTGGCCGGCGGCATGAACGTGGACGGCGCGGACACGATCACGCTGATCCGCAAGCGCAACGGCACCGTGACGAAGGAGTCGCTGGACATCGTCGACATGATGCGCAGCGGCGAGCTGCAGCGCGACGTGGAACTGGCTGCCGACGACATCATCTATGTCGAGCGCGCACCGCGTTTCTACATCTACGGCGAAGTGCAGCGTCCGGGCGCGTTCAAGCTGGAGCGCTCGATGACGGTACTGCAGGCGCTGGCTGTCGGCGGCGGCCTGACCCCGCGCGGCACCGAGCGCGGCATGCGCATCAAGCGTCGCGATGCCCAGGGCAAGATCCAGGTCTTCGACGCCAAGCATGATGACCTGCTGCAGACGGACGATATTGTCTATGTCAAGGAAAGCCTGTTCTGA
- the epsF gene encoding chain length determinant protein EpsF, which produces MNLSQLLLILRARKKIVIGVLALVVLATLAISLLLPKTYKANSTLLLNYKGVDPLTGMTMPGNLMPGYMATQIDIIGSKNVALRVIDRMQLASSPAVIAQFNEATGGQGTVRDWLAGLLLRKLDVTPSRESSVVDVSFSGSDPQFVAAVANAFAEEYMHATVQLKVDPMRRASTYFDQQTKLLRDNLEKAQSRLSKYQQEHGIVSVDNRLDVESNRLNDLSAQLVAAQAQLMEATSRQRMAQGGAASPDVNANPLIQNLRVGLGNAEAKLAEVGQRLGRNHPQYQSAQAEVAKLRRDLNEQISLTSQSVGNNATVLAQREAQIRAALAEQKAKVLELNRTRDEMGVLMKDVESAQRAFDATAQRGSQTRIEGQAEQSDVSILNPAVVPSEPDGPKVFRNLLLSVFLGVLLGFGAALIIELLDRRVRSENDLSDSLDIPMFGSIDWNNSARRRPGMLGSLMPRRPRLT; this is translated from the coding sequence ATGAATCTCTCTCAACTCCTGCTGATCCTGCGGGCACGCAAGAAAATCGTCATCGGCGTGCTGGCGCTGGTCGTGCTCGCGACGCTGGCGATCAGCCTGCTGCTGCCCAAGACGTACAAGGCCAACAGCACGCTGCTGCTGAACTACAAGGGTGTTGACCCACTGACCGGCATGACGATGCCGGGCAACCTGATGCCCGGCTACATGGCCACGCAGATCGACATCATCGGCAGCAAGAATGTCGCGCTGCGCGTGATCGACCGGATGCAGCTGGCCAGCAGCCCGGCCGTCATCGCCCAGTTCAACGAGGCGACGGGCGGGCAGGGGACGGTACGCGACTGGCTGGCAGGTCTGCTGCTGCGCAAGCTGGACGTGACGCCGTCGCGCGAGAGCAGTGTCGTTGACGTCAGCTTCAGCGGTTCCGACCCGCAGTTCGTCGCCGCCGTCGCCAACGCCTTCGCCGAGGAATACATGCATGCGACCGTGCAGCTGAAGGTCGATCCGATGCGGCGCGCGTCGACGTATTTCGACCAGCAGACCAAGCTGCTGCGCGACAACCTGGAAAAAGCGCAGAGCCGCCTGTCGAAGTACCAGCAGGAACACGGCATCGTCAGCGTCGACAACCGCCTGGACGTGGAATCGAACCGCCTGAACGACCTGTCCGCGCAACTGGTGGCGGCGCAGGCCCAACTGATGGAAGCGACGTCGCGCCAGCGCATGGCGCAGGGCGGCGCCGCGTCGCCGGACGTGAACGCCAATCCGCTGATCCAGAACCTGCGCGTCGGCCTCGGTAACGCCGAAGCGAAGCTGGCCGAAGTGGGCCAGCGCCTGGGTCGCAACCACCCGCAATACCAGAGCGCACAAGCCGAAGTGGCCAAGCTGCGCCGCGACCTGAACGAGCAGATCAGCCTGACGTCCCAGAGCGTGGGCAACAACGCCACGGTGCTGGCGCAGCGCGAGGCGCAGATCCGTGCCGCCCTGGCCGAGCAGAAGGCCAAGGTGCTGGAACTGAACCGCACCCGCGACGAAATGGGCGTGCTGATGAAGGACGTCGAAAGCGCCCAGCGCGCGTTCGACGCGACCGCGCAGCGCGGCTCGCAGACCCGTATCGAAGGCCAGGCCGAGCAATCGGACGTGTCGATCCTGAACCCGGCCGTGGTGCCGTCGGAACCGGACGGTCCGAAAGTGTTCCGCAACCTGCTGCTGTCCGTGTTCCTGGGCGTGCTGCTGGGCTTTGGCGCGGCCCTGATCATCGAGCTGCTGGACCGTCGCGTGCGTTCGGAAAACGACCTGAGCGACTCGCTGGACATCCCGATGTTCGGCTCGATCGACTGGAACAATTCCGCGCGCCGCCGTCCTGGCATGCTGGGCTCGCTGATGCCGCGGCGCCCGCGTTTAACCTGA
- a CDS encoding ATP-binding cassette domain-containing protein encodes MAVISLSQAQLAFGHHALLDHAEFSLETGERVGLIGRNGTGKSSLLKIISGRQKLDDGLLVMQQGLRIAYVEQEPQFEPEMSVFDAVASGLGELPALVKEYDRLTGQFGQGDDEALMERMHEIQVKLDAADAWSINNKVEQTLDRLNLGPDALMKTLSGGMQKRVALARALVAGPDVLLLDEPTNHLDFTSIQWLEGLLRDFKGSVLFITHDRSFLDNVATRIVELDRGRLMSYPGNFSTYQTRKAEQLAIEEIENAKFDKFLAQEEVWIRKGVQARRTRDEGRVRRLERLREQRAARRDQQGQVRLEVTSGERSGKIVAELDNVSKAFGEKVIVRDFSTTILRGDKVGLIGTNGAGKTTLLKLILGEEQADSGTVKQGTKLQVAYFDQMRAQLNEEASLADTISPGSDWVEVNGQKKHVMSYLGDFLFAPERARSPVRTLSGGERNRLLLARLFAKPANVLVLDEPTNDLDIDTLELLEELLEDYPGTVFLVSHDRMFLDNVVTQVIVAEGGGVWRDYIGGYSDWERVRAAPAAAPRKADAKAEVRPAKAEPAAAPAPAAAAAPKKKLSFKEQRELDELPKLIASLEDEQTALNVTLSDPDFYKKTPGEAKRLQQRIGEIEEQLMAALERWEQIESRS; translated from the coding sequence ATGGCAGTCATTTCCCTCTCCCAGGCGCAGCTGGCGTTCGGCCACCACGCGCTCCTCGATCACGCCGAGTTCTCCCTTGAAACGGGCGAACGTGTCGGCCTGATCGGCCGCAACGGCACCGGCAAGTCGTCGCTGCTGAAAATCATTTCCGGCCGCCAGAAACTGGACGACGGCCTGCTCGTCATGCAGCAGGGCCTGCGCATCGCCTACGTCGAGCAGGAGCCGCAGTTCGAGCCGGAGATGTCGGTGTTCGACGCCGTCGCCTCCGGGCTGGGCGAGCTGCCGGCCCTCGTCAAGGAGTACGACCGCCTGACGGGCCAGTTCGGCCAGGGCGACGACGAGGCGCTGATGGAACGCATGCACGAGATCCAGGTCAAGCTGGACGCGGCCGATGCCTGGAGCATCAACAACAAGGTCGAGCAGACGCTGGACCGCCTCAACCTGGGTCCCGATGCGCTGATGAAGACGCTTTCCGGCGGCATGCAGAAGCGCGTGGCGCTGGCGCGCGCGCTGGTGGCGGGGCCGGACGTGCTGCTGCTGGACGAGCCGACCAACCACCTGGACTTCACCTCGATCCAGTGGCTGGAAGGGCTGCTGCGCGACTTCAAGGGCAGCGTGCTGTTCATCACCCACGATCGCTCGTTCCTGGACAACGTGGCCACCCGCATCGTCGAGCTGGACCGGGGGCGCCTGATGTCCTACCCGGGCAATTTCAGCACCTACCAGACCCGCAAGGCGGAGCAGCTGGCCATCGAGGAAATCGAGAACGCCAAGTTCGACAAGTTCCTGGCGCAGGAGGAAGTATGGATCCGCAAGGGCGTGCAGGCCCGCCGCACGCGCGACGAAGGCCGCGTGCGCCGGCTGGAGCGCCTGCGCGAGCAGCGCGCCGCGCGGCGCGACCAGCAGGGCCAGGTGCGCCTGGAGGTGACGTCCGGCGAGCGCTCCGGCAAGATCGTGGCGGAACTGGACAACGTCAGCAAGGCCTTCGGCGAGAAGGTCATCGTGCGTGACTTCTCCACGACCATCCTGCGCGGCGACAAGGTCGGCCTGATCGGCACCAACGGCGCCGGCAAGACCACGCTGCTCAAGCTGATCCTGGGCGAGGAGCAGGCCGACAGCGGCACCGTCAAGCAGGGCACCAAGCTGCAGGTGGCCTACTTCGACCAGATGCGCGCCCAGCTGAACGAGGAAGCCAGCCTGGCCGACACGATTTCGCCGGGCAGCGACTGGGTCGAGGTCAACGGCCAGAAAAAGCATGTGATGAGCTACCTGGGCGACTTCCTGTTCGCACCGGAACGCGCCCGCTCGCCGGTGCGCACGCTGTCCGGCGGCGAGCGCAATCGCCTGTTGCTGGCGCGCCTGTTCGCCAAGCCGGCCAACGTGCTGGTGCTGGACGAGCCGACCAACGACCTTGACATCGACACGCTGGAGCTCCTGGAAGAGCTGCTGGAAGATTACCCGGGGACCGTGTTCCTCGTCAGCCATGACCGCATGTTCCTCGACAACGTGGTCACGCAGGTGATCGTGGCCGAGGGTGGCGGTGTGTGGCGTGACTACATCGGTGGTTACAGCGACTGGGAGCGCGTGCGCGCGGCGCCGGCCGCCGCGCCGAGGAAGGCCGACGCGAAGGCCGAAGTGCGGCCGGCCAAGGCCGAACCCGCGGCCGCCCCGGCGCCGGCAGCGGCGGCCGCGCCGAAAAAGAAGCTCAGTTTCAAGGAGCAGCGCGAACTGGACGAATTGCCGAAGCTGATCGCCAGCCTGGAGGACGAGCAGACCGCGCTGAATGTCACATTGTCCGATCCCGACTTCTACAAAAAGACGCCCGGCGAGGCCAAGCGGCTGCAGCAGCGCATCGGCGAAATCGAGGAGCAATTGATGGCCGCGCTGGAGCGCTGGGAACAGATCGAGTCGCGCTCCTGA